One region of Oxalobacteraceae sp. CFBP 8761 genomic DNA includes:
- the ribD gene encoding bifunctional diaminohydroxyphosphoribosylaminopyrimidine deaminase/5-amino-6-(5-phosphoribosylamino)uracil reductase RibD — translation MAAALAWAARGMFITAPNPRIGCVIVKDDVVIGAGHTQPAGQAHAEIQALRDAAARGNDVRGATAYVTLEPCSHHGRTPPCSDALIAAGLGRVVAAMVDPNPLVAGRGLAQLEAAGIAVRSGIMAREAQELNIGFFSRMVRGLPWVRLKVAASLDGATALAGGESQWITGPDARADGHAWRARASAIVTGIGTVKADNPQLTVQGLATPMQPRRVIVDSRLEIALDAHILQGEPCWLVAAAEQPGDEKAAALRAAGHEVLYLPNAHGKVDLPALMRELGRREVNEVHVEAGSKLNASLVREGCVDELLVYLAPSLIGPGQGMFDLPPLTQLTERRQLRFHDVTRVGDDLRILARFAEAASPSSATPNKE, via the coding sequence ATGGCCGCGGCGCTGGCCTGGGCGGCGCGCGGCATGTTCATCACGGCGCCCAATCCCCGCATCGGCTGCGTGATCGTCAAGGACGACGTCGTCATTGGCGCCGGCCACACGCAACCGGCCGGTCAGGCGCACGCTGAAATCCAGGCGCTGCGCGACGCCGCCGCGCGCGGCAACGATGTGCGTGGTGCCACCGCCTACGTCACGCTCGAACCGTGCAGCCACCACGGCCGCACGCCGCCCTGTTCGGACGCGCTGATTGCCGCCGGCCTGGGGCGTGTGGTCGCCGCAATGGTCGACCCCAATCCGCTCGTGGCAGGGCGCGGCCTGGCGCAGCTGGAAGCAGCGGGCATCGCGGTGCGTTCCGGGATCATGGCGCGCGAGGCGCAAGAACTGAACATCGGCTTCTTCTCGCGCATGGTGCGCGGCCTGCCGTGGGTGCGCCTGAAAGTGGCCGCCAGCCTGGATGGCGCCACGGCCCTGGCCGGCGGCGAAAGCCAGTGGATCACCGGGCCCGACGCCCGCGCCGACGGCCATGCCTGGCGCGCCCGCGCCAGCGCGATCGTCACCGGCATCGGCACCGTCAAGGCCGACAACCCGCAGCTCACCGTACAGGGCCTGGCCACGCCGATGCAGCCGCGTCGCGTGATCGTCGACAGCCGCCTCGAGATCGCTCTGGATGCGCACATCCTGCAGGGCGAACCGTGCTGGCTCGTCGCCGCGGCCGAACAACCGGGCGACGAGAAAGCCGCCGCCCTGCGCGCCGCCGGCCACGAGGTGCTGTACCTGCCGAACGCCCACGGCAAGGTCGACCTGCCGGCGCTGATGCGCGAACTGGGCCGGCGCGAAGTCAATGAAGTCCACGTCGAAGCGGGCAGCAAGCTCAATGCCTCGCTCGTGCGCGAAGGCTGCGTCGACGAATTGCTGGTCTACCTGGCGCCCAGCCTGATCGGCCCGGGGCAGGGGATGTTCGACCTGCCGCCGCTCACGCAACTGACCGAGCGGCGCCAGTTGCGCTTCCACGACGTCACGCGCGTGGGCGACGACCTGCGCATCCTGGCCCGCTTTGCCGAAGCTGCTTCCCCATCCTCTGCTACCCCCAACAAGGAATAA
- a CDS encoding MEDS domain-containing protein, whose product MRISDNPVHLAGKPLTHACHACAFFHTDEEKYRVLLPFILEGVEHGDLAAHIVNPAQRDMHLARLAQAGVDTDAAQAQGQLAVRTWDETYLQDGKFDQQRMIATLLALIAPADALPGTVSRNIADMAWSPGARPDAHDIVEYEARLNQVLPEHHNPIVCTYDLTHFSADIVIDILRTHPMVIIGGILQENPFFVPPAEMLEELEARRLAGATPASAAR is encoded by the coding sequence ATGCGCATTTCCGATAACCCGGTTCACCTGGCCGGCAAGCCCCTCACCCACGCGTGCCATGCCTGCGCCTTTTTTCATACGGACGAAGAAAAGTACCGTGTGCTGCTGCCGTTCATCCTGGAAGGCGTTGAACACGGCGATCTGGCTGCCCACATCGTCAACCCGGCGCAGCGCGACATGCACCTGGCCCGGCTGGCGCAGGCGGGCGTGGACACCGATGCCGCCCAGGCGCAAGGCCAGCTTGCCGTGCGCACCTGGGACGAGACCTATCTGCAGGACGGCAAGTTCGACCAGCAGCGCATGATCGCCACGCTGCTGGCGCTGATTGCGCCGGCTGACGCACTACCCGGAACCGTCTCGCGCAATATCGCCGACATGGCCTGGTCGCCCGGCGCGCGTCCCGACGCCCACGACATCGTCGAATACGAGGCGCGCCTGAACCAGGTACTCCCTGAGCACCACAACCCGATCGTCTGCACCTACGACCTGACGCATTTCAGCGCCGATATCGTGATCGACATCCTGCGCACCCACCCGATGGTAATCATCGGCGGCATCCTGCAGGAAAATCCCTTCTTCGTGCCGCCGGCCGAGATGCTCGAGGAGCTCGAAGCGCGTCGCCTGGCAGGCGCCACGCCGGCCAGCGCTGCGCGATAG
- a CDS encoding riboflavin synthase — protein sequence MFTGIVAAVGTITSVAPLAGGLDAGVRLAIDAGPLSLADVGLGDSIAINGACMTVTEKSATGFTVDVSRESLNKTVGLDAPGEVNLEKALTLAERLGGHLVSGHVDGLGVVHSFEPVGESRELIIDAPHELGKFLAYKGSIVVNGVSLTVNRVADLEEGGQKVCRFSINLIPHTIEVTTLRHLAAGSRVNLEIDLIARYVERMLSISRPV from the coding sequence ATGTTTACTGGAATCGTCGCCGCTGTCGGCACCATCACTTCCGTTGCGCCGCTGGCCGGCGGCCTGGACGCCGGCGTGCGTCTCGCCATCGATGCCGGCCCGTTGTCGCTGGCCGACGTGGGCCTGGGCGACTCGATCGCCATCAACGGCGCCTGCATGACCGTCACCGAAAAGAGCGCCACAGGGTTCACGGTGGACGTCTCGCGCGAAAGCCTGAACAAGACCGTGGGCCTGGACGCGCCCGGTGAAGTCAACCTCGAGAAAGCCCTGACGCTGGCCGAGCGCCTGGGCGGGCACCTGGTGTCGGGCCACGTCGACGGCCTGGGCGTCGTGCACAGCTTCGAACCGGTCGGCGAATCGCGCGAACTGATCATCGATGCGCCGCACGAGCTGGGCAAATTCCTGGCCTATAAGGGGTCGATCGTCGTCAATGGCGTGTCGCTGACCGTCAATCGTGTGGCTGACCTGGAAGAGGGCGGCCAGAAAGTCTGCCGCTTCTCGATCAACCTGATTCCGCACACGATCGAGGTCACCACGCTGCGCCACCTGGCGGCCGGTTCGCGCGTCAATCTCGAGATCGACCTGATTGCGCGCTACGTCGAACGCATGCTTTCAATTTCTCGGCCCGTCTAA
- a CDS encoding AAA family ATPase has product MSEPVAVTPFNAFTPAKEVRDIDRFAGRKTALKDLAAALQAEGAQLVLYGQRGIGKSSLARILEKLATNDEDVLARLEERPYREFDYLPVYFACDDSVNSIERLLVRLMTEESGLAPWVPFKVVERKVTGEGGGKVGIKIIELSGKVSESITERMTEVDADIFSTFSNACKEIAKSDIAKDGLLIIIDEFDRIKDSSGIASLLKTLGPEKVTFALVGVASSIEKLISEHESVARQLSEGAIHIKPLDPAELEEIITRAMDALDNKYSFAPEAINWIVSISRGHPFYVHLVAKHALLGAIAKRQNVVSEQIAREALAEIALKGSAPIQEALYKTAIGNSYVREVILKRFASQDADEIYTTDIYAGIAAELGIDPSAVSVYVGHLASSKYGSVLIKTRDRYYRFGDSLFKAYAAARPHERKKGDLEEEVLT; this is encoded by the coding sequence ATGAGCGAGCCAGTAGCCGTAACGCCGTTTAACGCTTTTACACCTGCAAAAGAAGTTCGCGACATTGATCGCTTCGCTGGCAGGAAAACTGCACTTAAAGATCTCGCCGCTGCATTGCAAGCGGAGGGTGCGCAGCTCGTACTTTATGGACAACGAGGCATCGGCAAATCTTCGCTAGCGCGCATTCTCGAAAAACTTGCGACCAATGATGAGGACGTGCTAGCGCGCTTAGAAGAAAGGCCGTACAGAGAGTTTGACTATTTACCGGTATATTTTGCCTGTGATGATTCAGTCAATTCAATCGAGCGTTTGCTGGTAAGGTTAATGACCGAAGAGAGCGGATTAGCTCCATGGGTTCCGTTCAAAGTAGTAGAGCGGAAAGTCACCGGAGAGGGCGGAGGAAAGGTTGGCATTAAGATCATCGAACTTTCGGGGAAGGTTTCGGAATCCATCACTGAACGCATGACTGAGGTAGACGCTGATATCTTCTCCACTTTTAGCAACGCTTGTAAAGAGATCGCAAAGTCAGATATTGCTAAGGATGGTCTTCTCATTATCATCGATGAATTTGATAGGATTAAGGACTCAAGTGGAATTGCATCATTGCTAAAAACCCTTGGCCCTGAAAAAGTTACTTTTGCACTCGTTGGAGTTGCGTCTAGCATCGAGAAATTAATCTCAGAACATGAATCAGTTGCAAGACAACTTTCAGAAGGAGCGATCCACATTAAGCCGCTGGATCCTGCCGAGCTCGAAGAGATTATAACAAGAGCAATGGATGCATTAGACAATAAATACTCTTTCGCTCCCGAAGCAATTAACTGGATCGTATCGATTTCGCGTGGCCATCCGTTTTATGTTCACTTGGTCGCGAAGCACGCTCTGCTCGGAGCAATCGCAAAACGACAGAATGTAGTGTCAGAGCAAATTGCTCGTGAGGCACTTGCGGAAATTGCTTTAAAGGGATCAGCGCCCATTCAAGAGGCCCTCTATAAAACCGCGATAGGGAACTCATATGTGCGAGAAGTGATTCTTAAACGCTTCGCCTCTCAGGACGCAGACGAAATCTATACAACAGATATTTATGCGGGGATTGCGGCGGAGCTGGGAATTGACCCTAGCGCAGTATCTGTTTATGTGGGTCACCTAGCAAGCAGCAAATACGGCTCAGTACTTATTAAAACGCGTGATCGCTATTATCGTTTCGGCGATAGCCTTTTCAAGGCTTACGCTGCTGCGAGGCCACATGAGCGGAAAAAAGGGGATTTGGAAGAAGAAGTGTTAACATAA
- a CDS encoding GspH/FimT family pseudopilin, which yields MAELAVVLGMVAITSSLAAPGLHRIVQGQELRVAAGDLYSAVQLTRSMAIARNEPVILTANDAAGIDWSRGWTVYVDRDNNRQAGAGDEILAVRATLPQGVQVSYSFASPAAPQYIAYNGAGRSCSDTSSAAARPGTLSLFHGGGVRRIKINLLGRPRLCNPAHDAGCDGVAAPP from the coding sequence ATGGCCGAACTGGCCGTCGTGCTGGGCATGGTGGCAATCACGTCGTCGCTGGCGGCGCCCGGCCTGCACCGGATCGTGCAGGGCCAGGAACTGCGCGTGGCCGCAGGCGACCTCTACAGTGCAGTCCAGCTCACCCGATCGATGGCGATTGCCCGCAACGAACCCGTGATCCTCACAGCGAACGACGCAGCCGGCATCGACTGGTCACGCGGCTGGACCGTGTACGTCGATCGCGACAACAATCGCCAGGCGGGCGCAGGCGACGAGATTCTGGCCGTGCGCGCCACGCTGCCGCAGGGGGTGCAGGTGAGCTATTCCTTTGCCAGCCCTGCAGCCCCGCAATACATCGCCTACAATGGCGCGGGACGCAGTTGCAGCGATACGAGCAGCGCCGCGGCACGGCCGGGCACGCTGTCGCTGTTCCACGGCGGCGGGGTACGCCGTATTAAAATCAATCTGCTTGGCCGCCCGCGCCTGTGCAACCCGGCGCATGACGCCGGCTGCGATGGCGTCGCCGCACCGCCCTGA
- a CDS encoding PAS domain S-box protein, protein MHSPDEYRAEIDRLRKTTRDLVAMTTLPAVWGDLPPEGVIDSLASVLLNTLNLDLVGIHLPGKGETDSLEIIRVRRDATDSLLPAARAALDAAMQSGAVDGMQPATLQTGDTSLQLGTARFGIGNDPGMVVIGARRAGFPSEHERLLLGVAANQAAAILQRRLAERALARSESRFQDLADAAPAMLWVTEPDGKLSFLSRAWHEFTAQDRGTSLAFGWTAAVHPDERDAALHAVVDANARRVPFSMEHRLQHVVDGYRWVIATGQPRFAANGDFLGFVGNVLDISDRKRTEQALHETRDTLVTMFDALPAGVAVAGQDGKLLLSNQAMHRYLPTGVLPSLDEERYMRWTAFDADGRPLERRDFAGARAARGERVVPGIEARYLGDDGVEIWTQVAAVPLKGRDDVTRGHVAIVTDIDAFKRTEAALRLAESRQRELFDEVARANRNLSEFLAVLAHELRNPLAPLMTGLELLRVGPRDPAVAANVRDMMERQVRQLAHLIDDLLDIARVTNGKVEIRKTRVDLNAIVNNAVETSLPLIDKHRHAFDLQLHAAPLPVQADATRIAQVIGNLLTNAAKYTPPGGALSLYVTQDGTDAVITVTDNGVGIPAASLESVFEMFSQVGSNRQHAQGGLGIGLSLVRQLIDLHGGTVSAHSEGIGKGSTFVVRLALDQATVAPAPANAPAALGAPVGPLRILVTDDNVDAAETLSILLEMEGHDVTLAHDGQQALQMAVQCLPDVAFLDIGLPDMSGHEVARRLRQIAGLEHCAIVAVSGWGSLDDLARSSAAGFDAHFTKPVASSRVIDYLAVVAASMRST, encoded by the coding sequence ATGCATTCACCCGACGAGTACCGCGCCGAGATCGACCGCCTGCGCAAGACCACGCGCGACCTGGTGGCCATGACCACCCTGCCAGCCGTCTGGGGCGACCTGCCGCCGGAAGGTGTCATCGACAGCCTGGCCAGCGTCCTGCTCAACACCCTGAACCTGGATCTGGTCGGTATCCACCTGCCGGGCAAGGGCGAGACCGATTCACTGGAAATCATCCGCGTCCGGCGCGACGCGACTGACAGCCTGCTGCCCGCCGCACGGGCGGCGCTCGATGCCGCCATGCAGTCGGGCGCCGTAGATGGCATGCAGCCGGCAACGCTGCAAACCGGCGACACGTCACTGCAATTGGGCACCGCCCGCTTTGGCATCGGCAACGATCCCGGCATGGTGGTGATCGGCGCGCGGCGCGCCGGCTTTCCATCCGAGCACGAGCGCCTGCTGCTCGGTGTGGCCGCCAACCAGGCCGCCGCCATCCTGCAGCGGCGCCTGGCCGAACGCGCGCTGGCGCGCAGCGAGTCGCGCTTTCAGGACCTGGCCGACGCCGCACCGGCCATGCTGTGGGTCACCGAACCCGATGGCAAACTCTCGTTCCTGTCGCGCGCCTGGCACGAATTCACGGCCCAGGACCGGGGAACGAGCCTGGCGTTCGGCTGGACGGCAGCCGTGCATCCCGATGAGCGCGACGCGGCGCTGCACGCGGTCGTCGATGCCAATGCGCGCCGCGTGCCATTCAGCATGGAGCATCGGCTGCAGCATGTCGTCGATGGGTACCGCTGGGTGATTGCGACCGGACAGCCGCGCTTTGCGGCGAACGGCGACTTCCTGGGTTTTGTCGGCAATGTGCTCGACATCAGCGACCGCAAGCGCACCGAACAGGCGCTGCACGAGACACGCGACACGCTCGTGACGATGTTCGACGCCCTGCCGGCGGGCGTGGCCGTGGCCGGCCAGGACGGCAAGCTGTTGCTGTCGAACCAGGCAATGCACCGCTACCTGCCCACCGGCGTGCTGCCATCGTTGGACGAAGAGCGCTACATGCGCTGGACCGCGTTCGATGCGGATGGCCGGCCGCTTGAGCGCCGTGATTTCGCTGGTGCACGCGCGGCGCGCGGCGAGCGCGTCGTCCCGGGCATCGAAGCGCGCTACCTGGGCGACGATGGTGTCGAGATCTGGACGCAGGTGGCGGCCGTGCCGCTCAAGGGCCGCGACGATGTCACACGCGGCCACGTGGCGATCGTTACCGACATCGACGCCTTCAAACGCACCGAAGCAGCGCTGCGCCTGGCCGAATCCCGCCAGCGCGAACTGTTTGACGAAGTGGCCAGGGCCAACCGCAACCTGAGCGAATTCCTGGCCGTGCTGGCGCACGAACTGCGCAATCCGCTGGCCCCTTTGATGACGGGCCTGGAATTACTGCGCGTCGGTCCCCGCGACCCCGCCGTGGCGGCCAATGTGCGCGACATGATGGAGCGCCAGGTCCGGCAACTGGCGCACCTGATCGACGACCTGCTCGACATTGCGCGCGTCACCAACGGCAAGGTGGAGATACGCAAGACCCGCGTCGACCTCAACGCGATCGTGAACAATGCGGTCGAGACCAGCCTGCCGCTGATCGACAAGCATCGGCATGCATTCGACCTGCAGCTGCACGCTGCGCCGCTGCCGGTACAGGCCGACGCCACCCGCATCGCACAGGTGATCGGCAACCTGTTGACCAATGCGGCCAAGTACACGCCGCCGGGTGGCGCGCTGTCGCTGTACGTGACGCAGGACGGGACTGACGCCGTCATCACCGTCACCGACAACGGCGTCGGCATTCCCGCCGCTTCTCTGGAATCGGTGTTCGAGATGTTCAGCCAGGTGGGCAGCAACCGCCAGCACGCGCAGGGCGGCCTGGGCATCGGCCTGTCGCTGGTACGCCAGCTAATCGATTTGCATGGCGGCACGGTCAGTGCGCACAGCGAGGGCATCGGCAAGGGCAGCACGTTCGTGGTCAGGCTTGCGCTCGATCAGGCGACCGTGGCGCCGGCGCCTGCCAACGCGCCAGCAGCACTGGGCGCGCCAGTCGGGCCGCTGCGCATTCTCGTCACGGACGACAATGTCGATGCGGCAGAGACGCTGTCGATACTGCTCGAGATGGAGGGCCATGACGTCACGCTTGCCCATGACGGCCAGCAGGCGTTGCAGATGGCGGTGCAATGCCTGCCGGACGTAGCGTTTCTGGATATCGGCTTGCCGGATATGTCAGGCCACGAGGTGGCGCGCCGCCTGCGGCAGATCGCCGGCCTTGAACATTGCGCCATCGTTGCCGTCTCCGGCTGGGGCTCGCTGGACGACCTGGCGCGCTCGAGCGCGGCCGGCTTTGACGCGCACTTCACGAAGCCGGTGGCCTCGAGTCGCGTAATCGATTACCTGGCGGTGGTGGCTGCCAGCATGCGCTCGACGTAG